Below is a window of Schistocerca cancellata isolate TAMUIC-IGC-003103 chromosome 4, iqSchCanc2.1, whole genome shotgun sequence DNA.
ttcttataaatatcAGTTACTGTAGTGACAAGTATTTCTTCTTATCACTTTCAAACTATTTattctttaaaattaattttttgtttgcacTTGTGGGCctttgccattcacaatatatataaatgacctagtagatagtgtcggaagttccatgcggcttttcgcagatgatgctgtagtatacagagaagtagcagcattagaaaactgtagcgaaatgtaggaagatctgcagtggataggcacttggtgcagggagtggcaactgacccttaacatagacaaatgtaatgtattgcgaatacagagaaagaaggatcctttattgtatgactatatgatagtggaacaaacactggtagcagttacttctgtaaaatatctgggagtacgtgtgcagaacgatttgatgtggaatgatcatataaaattaattgttggtaaggtgggtatcaggttgagattcattggaagagtccttagaaaatgtagtccctcaacaaaggaggtggcttacaaagcacttgttcgacctatacttgagtattgctcatcagtgtgggatccgtgccaggtcgggttgacggaggggatagagaagatccaaagaagattggcgcgtttcgtcacagggttatttggtaagcacgatagtgttatggagatgtttagcaaactcaagtggcagactctgcaagagaggcactctgcatcgcggtgtagctttgtGTCcatatttcgagagggtgcgtttctggatgaggtatcgaatatattgcttccccctacttatacctcctgaggagatcacaaatgtaaaattagagagattcgagtgcgcacggaggctttcagacagtcgttcttcccgcgaaccatacgcgactggaacagaaaagggaggtaatgacagtggcacataaagtgccctccgccacacaccattgggtggctttcagagtataaatgtagatgtagcaccagttgcctacatctacatctacatagatactctacaagccaccatatggtgcgtggtggatGTTACCCTGCACGGGAAAAgcaattgtctatatgcctccatatcagccctaatttctcgtatcttatctttgtggtccataTGCGcactgtatgttggaggcagtagaatgaTTCTGCTGTCATCTTCAAATGccaattctttaatttttcttaatagtgtttctcaaaaagaatgtcaccatccatccagggattcccatttgagttcctaaagcacctctgtaacacttgcatgtttttcaaacctgccagcaacaaatctaatagcctgcctctgaattgctgcaatgttttcctttaatctgagATAGTACGGATCCCAAGCACTTGAGCAGTACTCGAGAGCAGATTGcgctagcatcctatatgcggcctcctttacgaatgaaccacaatttcctaaaaGTCTCTCAATAAACCAAACTCAATCattcgaaaccccccccccccctccccgttctccccaccaccaccaccaccacaatcctcacatgcttgttccatatcATATTACTTTGCAACTAATGGTGTATCTGAACATAATGGGATTGTTTTCCCTATTCATACAgaataacttcttcttcttcctctttatatatatatatatatatatatatatatatatatatatatatatatatatatatatatatatatatatatatatataatagagggaaacattccacgtgggaaaaatatatctaaaaagaaagatgatgaaacttaccaaacaaaagcgctggcaggtcgatagacacacaaacaaacacaaacatacacacaaaattctagctttcgcaaccaatggttgcctcgtcaggaaagagggaaggagaaggaaagacaaaaggatatgggttttaagggagagggtaaggagtcattccaatcccgggagcggaaagacttaccttagggggaaaaaaggacaggtatacactcgcacacacacacatatccatccacacatacacagacacaagcagacaaatgtctggtgggtaccaggttgagattcattggaagagtccttagaaaatgtagtccctcaacaaaggaggtggcttacaaagcatatatatatatatatatatatatatatatatatatatatatatatatatatatagagagagagagagagagagagagagagagagagagagagctagctgccattcttcacaccaactagaaattttgtccaagtcatcttctatcctactacagtcactcaactttcacaccttaccgtacaccacattaTCATCAGCAAACTATGACAGATTGCTGCCCAAGAGAATAATAATGGTTGGatcacccttccctggggcacaattttcttgtctctgatgaacagattGACTAATTCCAACTTCTCAAAAGTGCCCACGGTGTAACTGGAAATGAACAGATAATATCAGTCTATAGTAAGGGCATCAAATTTGGTTTCCGTATGATGTGTATGCTACAGCTCTTATTACCTTTCACATTGTGAGCTATTTGTCTTAGCCACAGTGTCTATGAAAGTGTGTTTACTGCTGTGGTATCTTATTAATGGTACTGTTGTGCAGAATGAAAGTAGACTCGCCGGTAGAGTGGTGGGTTCTTGGTTTCCTCTGGGAGAAGATTGAGTGGAACTTTCACACATAAAAtactagttcactttattacaacataGAGCTGAAGATTTACATTACTTCGTGCAGTCCATTTCCACTGGAATGTTCTCAATATTTACAACTGTGAATAAAAACTATCGCTTGATACAAACAGATTTAGAAGACTCTTCACATGAAAAATCACTGACATAATGTTCACATTTAGTTCTGCCTAAGATGTTTAATAATCTGGTGGCCTATCTTTGACGATGCTGTCATCTTGATTGCTGACTGTTAATTGAGTTGAGTGGTCCTCGGGTCACCCATATGTACATCACTGATTGCAGTGGCATAGCAAAGGTCTAGGAGGCATGGCTACGCTGGCATTTCTCACTTGTCGATGTTGTATGCAGCAACTATTGTTTTTTGTGGTTTTGTTGCTAGGTGCGAACCTTGCTGTGACAGCCCGTTCTTTGGACCACACCACATGATATGATGTGCTGGGTGCAAATTTTTAAAGTTTGATTCCAGCTGCAGCAAGGCAAGGGAGGCCAGCTTGGTGACATGCTAACCAAGTAAGCCACTGGGCAGTACTGTTGACATTATGTTAAAACAATCCAGCTGGAAGAGCCAAAGCGCATAGAACAGTCAATGTCGCAACACAGTGTGACAAAGAGTAAAGTAACATTTTGTAAGTCAGAGCACTTTGCAGGCTACCAAGAAACACACACATTGTAAATCTAGTGGACTTGCCCCCTCACTCCGATCCCTCTGAGTTTGCCTGTGCAGATGCATAGCCATAAGGGTGTAAATAATCAAGCTTAAAGGCTCAAGACATTCACTCATACTGCCATCCTATCTGCATCTTGAACTGGAGAGAATGATGGGCTTTTGAGAGTTAGAAGAAGCCTCAGCTAATCCCTTGTGATGAAGATCTGCCAGCTGCCAGCCCATTGATTAACTTATCAAGTTCAGGCATGagacatgctttccctgtggtgtGGCTGTGGGACTTGGGAAACTTCACCAGTGCAGGGAGTTGGTGTACACCTAGCCTCCACCCTCTGAGGTACTTTGGCTGATGGCCTGCAAGCTGTCTACATTCTGGCTAGGGGAGACATGCCCATGTGACCACCAAGCCACCTAGACATCATTGGCCATTGTCCTGGTTGACCCATGGTGGGTGACTGAGGTGTTGCTGCATGTTATCAAACACCTAGTGTTGCCAATTGCACTTGAGCACATGACATGGGGACCATGAGTATATGTGGGTTTGCATAGCCAGCAAAACTCCAGAAGATGTGGGTGGGCCTTGCTCATTCTTTGCCTACTGGCAACCCATTCAGCACTGCGAAAGCTGCTGGCCACTACCCAGGACAGTGGACATCATAGGTGCCATTGGGGCATCAGCATATTCCGCAACCAGCTGCATTTTCACGGACACAGGGTGCCCCCAAAGATGGTCACCATAGTCTACAAGGCTGCTGGAAGTAAACATTTGTTAACGCTATCACTGTTTCACtatatgcctctctctctctctctctctctctctctctctctctctctctctctctctcacacaccatTTCTGTCAACCATAATGACACATAGCAGCATGGAAATAGGCTGGATCATTACAGATGGTTCCTTTGGTTGTTGCGTTACATCTCCCCCAACAGATTtgagtaagttttttttttcatttcttgtttatTCAGCATGATGTGACCATTGGGAATTTCAGTAATCAAATCTTAAGAAAATCTCACTGTGCATAAAGTCTGCTCATGGAtaatatttttaaaggaaaaagTGTTTCATATCTTATTGCTTCTTAATGTTTTGTATCACATTTCTTTTGTAGTTATTTATTTTGTCATCATAAACATTTGACATAAAGGAATCATCATAAGTGAGTAATTTGCATGAATGTGTTGATAATTTTTTATCATAGTGGCATATTATGTACTCCAAGCTATAGTCTACCTGAGCAGTTGTCACATGACTAATTTTGCAAttactgtttttaaatattttggctGTGATAGTCAATTCATACCATATCGAGTTGTCACATAAAGTTCTTCACAAATTTATTTAAGAATGTAAATATTGAGTGGTCCATCTGGAATGTGCACCGCTTGTTACACACTCCATTTATCACAGTCATTTTCCATAGAAcatctaacaacaataataaacaggTCCCAGCACGGTGAAACAGAGGTAGTCACTTCAATGTTAAAACCAGGGTAGCAGCTGGTGGTAGCTACTGTGTGGACGGTAGGCTCAAGAGCCCTGAAGATCAATTTGTTCAGGCACAGACAGACAGCAAGGACAGTTTTCAGAAGAGAACTTCCTCTAAAACCTGATACAACCTATGATGTTGCCAGCTTGTGTAGATTGCTTGATTCAGAGAATAAGGACAGTTGGCATGTTTTGCCATGTTAACGATTCACTAAGAATACAACAGCAAATTGGTGACCCAGTTTAGTGAAAGACAGCACATATTTGTGCATCTGTTGAAGCACTGAGCTGAAGTCTGTTTCTTTTGTGACTGGTGCAGCATCACATAGAAAACCATTAATCATTATTGGAGGGATTCTATCTAGTAATGCAATATACAAACTTATTGAAaggtgtcccccccatgaaccacggaccttgccgttggtggggaggcttgcgtgcctcagcgatacagatggccgtaccgtaggtgcaaccacaacggaggggtatctgttgagaggccagacaaacatgtggttcctgaagaggggcagcagccttttcagtagttgcaggggcaacagtctggatgattgactgatctggccttgtaacattaaccaaaacggccttgctgtgctggtactgcgaacggctgaaagcaaggggaaactacagccgtaatttttcccgaggacatgcagctctactgtatgattaaatgatgatggcgtcctcttgggtaaaatattccggaggtaaaatagtcccccattcagatctccgggcggggactactcaagaggacgtcgttatcaggagaaagaaaactggcgttctacggatcggagcgtggaatgtcagatcacttaatcgggcaggtaggttagaaaatttaaaaagggagatggataggttaaagttagatatagtgggaattagtgaagttcggtggcaggaggaacaagacttttggtcaggtgattacagggttataaatacaaaatcaaataggggtaatgcaggagtaggtttaataatgaataaaaaaaataggagtgcgggttagctactacaaacagcatagtgaacgcattattgtggccaagatagacacaaagcccatgcctactacagtagtgcaagtttatatgccaactagcactgcagatgatgaagaaatagatgaaatgtatgacgagataaaagaaattattcaggtagtgaaggaagacgacaatttaatagtgatgggtgactggaattcgtcagtaggaaaagggagagaaggaaacatagtaggtgaatatggattggggggaaggaatgaaagaggaagccgccttgtagaattttgcacagagcataacttaatcatagctaacacttggttcaagaatcatgaaaggaggctgtatacatggaagaagcctggagatactgacaggtttcagatagattatataatggtaagacagagatttaggaaccaggttttaaattgtaagacatttcctggggcagatatagactctgaccacaatctattggttatgaactgcagattgaaactgaagaaactgcaaacaggtgggaatttaaggagatgggacctggataaactgaaagaaccagaggttgtagagagtttcagggagagcattaggaaacaattgacaggaatgggggaaagaaatacagtagaagaagaatgggtagctctgagggatgaagtggtgaaggcagcagacgatcaagtaggtaaaaagacgcgggctaatagaaatccttgggtaacagaagaaatactgaacttaattgatgaaaggagaaaatataaaaatgcagtaaatgaagcaggcaaaaaggaatataaacgtctcaaaaatgaaatcgacaggaagtgcaaaatggctaagcagggatggctagaggacaaatgtaaggatgtagaggcttgtctcactaggggtaagatagatactgcctacaggaaaattaaagagacctttggagaaaagagaaccacttgtatgaatatcaagagctcagatggcaacccagttctaagcaaagaagggaaagcagaaaggtggaaggagtatatagagggtttatacaagggcgatgtacttgaggacaatattatggaaatggaagaggatgtagatgaagatgaaatgggaaataagatactgcgtgaagagtttgacagagcactgaaagacctgagtcaaaacaaggccccgggagtagacaacattccattagaactactgatggcctcaggagagccagtcatgacaaaactctaccatctggtgagcatgatgtatgagacaggcgaaataccctcagactttaagaagaatataataattccaatcccaaagaaagcaggtgttgacagatgtgaaaattaccgaactatcagtttaataagtcacagctgcaaaatactaacgcgaattctttacagacgaatggaaaaactggtagaagccgacctcggggaagatcagtttggattccgtagaaatgttggaacacgtgaggcaatactgaccttacgacttatcttggaagaaagattaagaaaaggcaaacctacgtttctagcatttgtagacttagataaagcttttgacaatgttgactggaatactctctttcaaattctgaaggtggcaggggtaaaatacagggagcgaaaggctattttcaatttgtacagaaaccagatggcagttataagagtcgaggggcatgaaagggaagcagtggttgggaaaggagtgagacagggttgtagcctctccccgatgttattcaatctgtatattgagcaagcagtaaaggaaacaaaagaaaaattcggagtaggtattcatggagaagaagtaaaaactttgaggttcgccgatgacattgtaattctgtcagagacagcaaaggacttggaagagcagttgaacggaatggacagtgtcttgaaaggaggatataagatgaacatgaacaaaagcaaaacgaggataatggaatgtagtcaaattaagtcgggtgatgctgagggaattagattaggtaatgagacacttaaagtagtaaaggagttttgctatttagggagtaaaataaccgatgatggtcgaagtagagaggatataaaatgtagactggcaatggcaaggaaagcgtttctgaagaagagaaatttgttaacatcgaatatagatttaggtgtcaggaagtcgtttctgaaagtatttgtatggagtgtagccatgtatggaagtgagacatggacgataactagtttggacaggaagagaatagaagctttcgaaatgtggtgctacagaagaatgctgaagataaggtgggtagatcacgtaactaatgaggaggtattgaataggattggggagaagagaagtttgtggcacaacttgactagaagaagggatcggttggtaggacatgttctgaggcatcgggggatcacaaatttagcattggagggcagcgtggagggtaaagatcgtagagggagaccaagaggtcaatacactaagcagattcagaaggatgtaggttgcagtaggtactgggagatgaagaagcttgcacaggatagagtagcgtggagagctgcatcaggccagtcttaggactgaagaccacaacaacaacattgaaaggTGTGACAATACATTGGCATTTTCATGTGTGATGGTGGAATAGTGATGTATTTCTAATGCCATGATCGTAGCTTAGTGTTAGAATCTTGAGCATTGTATCTTGTAACATTTCAAGCTTGATTGAATATTACTATTAGTGGTTTGTGATTTGTTAGTAAATATAATTTCACTTTAGTAAATATAATTTCACTTTATAAATATGTATGTGGAACTTTTTCAAAGCATAGGTAATGCAGGGCAATACTTTCTTGATCTGGGAGTAAGTTCACTGTATTTGTGACAGCATATTGGTAGCCAATGCTGTGGGGAAGCAGTCACCATTATGTTGGGTACTGGGTGCGTAGGAAATCAGGGAAACAAATTGGAAGATGTAGCAGCATGCATGTGCAGCAATCACATGGCTTAATGTTCCATCTTATTATACACTACCACTTCATTGAGGAAGTACAGAGCCATGTATCATTAGAATGAAGAGTTGCTGTAAGTGGCATAAAATAAGTTGTGGCTGTTTAAGTACAGTATTCATTGGTATTGTGTCTCATTTCACACTGATGGAATAACACACTTTTCACTCACCAATGAGTAAGGCCATCTGATGATCCATAGTTTCCTGGTGTGGTGAAGGTAGTTTCCAGTGTTTCGTAGAAACTAAATAACGTATGGCACATTTGAATGGGAGACACCGGATGGGTTGCTCAGTTGTATAATTgaacagtttttctttcttcgCACACAGTGGCACCTTTACTGCATGTAATGTGAGAGTTGTGTCATAAGTATATCTGTTCATTGTTGATGACTGTGATGATGCATGTGTCTAGTGTCATATTTTGTATCTGGTGAGGAGATAGTGAGTGAAACCAAATTCTAGTATGTAACCTACTCAACTTGAACAGCACCCAGGAGGCCACCCAGCTTAACAATTTCATCTAATAGACAGATaactatcaacagtgtcacatgccttttcatgagatatttatttCTTACATTATGGCATATGTTAAACAGGTTATATTcattatttgctacatttttagcTGGCTCATACCAAAGACACATTTTAGTGAGATACACTAATGCTACAGTGTTCATCTATGGGACAATAATGTAGTAGGTGTCACAAAACCAGCTAAGTGCAAAATCTgtacatttcacatttttatttatgtatgtaaagaAACACATGGTATTTCCTTTGTGTCAGACAATTCACTTCTGAAACCTAGATCTGTAAACTACACATAAAATGTAATGGGGTAGACAAGGGTAAAAATTTTTTCAGGCTAATTTTTTATTGGCTGAAAATGTTCTATGGAGAGTCTATTTTTAAGATGTCTTCATATAAagtgtgccataaatgttaaaatatgttaaaactgtGATTTACTGCATGGGGGTTTGGTGCATCTGAGTGCTCGAATGCAACCATTGTAATACTATAATAGTTACCGATGGAATAGGGGTCCTGTTAGTTTCAGATAGTATCACAGAGGCCTTTAGTATGAACTAAAATACTATTTTCTGCAAGAGTTCTCTTTGTAACATGGTTTGTTTGTGGCAAACAGTCTGAAAGCAAGTGCTTGTCTCATATCTGCATCTAAAAGAGAcaagtattttttatattattttaattagtgCGTGTTATCTCGGAGCAATACAATGAGTTCGTCCGATTTCAACGAGAGTAGTAATAGTATTTCATTATTGAGCAATGAATCGTTTCCTCCGAGACAGATCATTAACAACCAAGCTATCCGTTGCTTAAATTTTGAAAGTGACAGTGATGGTGACGATGAACTATCTCATATTCGCAGTAGAGAATCTGATGAACAGGTTTACTCGTCGTTGTGCAGACTGGGCCGCATGTATTGATGAAAAAGTACCTGTATCTACAAAAGACTTGCACTATGTTGGACAGACAATAGTATTAAAAGGTTTGGGATGGCCAAGCTGTTTATTTGATAATGCAGTAATGAAAGCTTTACCAAatacaacttgttgttgttgttgtggtcttcagtcctgagactggtttgatggagctctccatgctactctatcctgtgcaagcttcttcatctcccagtacctactgcaacctacatccttctgaatctgcttagtgtattcaactcttggtctccccctattatttttaccctccacgctgccctccaatactaaattggtgatcccttgatgcctcagaacatgtcctaccaaacgatcccttcttctggtcaagttgtgccacaaactcctcttctccccaatcctattcagtacctcctcattagttatgcgatctacccatctaatcttcagcattcttctgtagcaccacatttcgaaagcttctattctcttcttgtccaaactatttatcgtccatgtttcacttccatacatggctacactcaatacaaatactttcagaaatgacttcctgacactgaaatctatactcgatgttaacaaatttctcttcttcagaaacgctttccttgccattgccattctacattttatgtcctctctactcctttactactttaagtgtctcatttcctaatctaataccctcaacatcacccgacttaattcgactacattccattatcctcgttttgcttttgttgatgttcatcttatatccacccttcaagacaccatccattccgttcaactgcttttccaagtcctttgctgtctctgacagaattacaatgtcatcggcaaacctcaaagtttttatttcttctccatggattttaatacctactccgaatttttctttggtttcctttactgcttgctcaatatacagattgaataacattggggagaggctacaaccctgtcttactcccttcccaaccactgcttccctttcatgtccctcaactcttataactgccatctgctttctgtacaaattgtaaatagcctttcgctccctgtattttacccctgccacctttagaatttgaaagagagtattccagtcaacattgtcaaaagctttctctaagtctacaaatgctagaaacgtaggtttgcctttccttaatctttcttctaagataagtcataaggtcagtattgcctcatgtgttccagtatttctacggaatccaaactgatcttcccccgaggtcggcttctactagtttttccattcgtctgtaaagaattcgtgttagtattttgcagctgtggcttattaagctgattgttcggtaattctcacatctgtcaacacctgctttctttgggattggaattattatattcttcttgaagtctgagggtatttcgcctgtttcatacatctaactcaccagatggtagagttttgtcaggactggctctcccaaggccgtcagtagttccaatggaatgttgtctactccgggggccttgtttcaactcaggtctttcagtgctctgtcaaactcttcacacagtatcgtatctcccatttcatcttcatctacatcctcttccatttccataatattgtcctcaagaacatcgcccttgtatagaccctctatatactccttccacctttctgctttcccttctttgcttagaactgggtttcgatctgaactcttgatgttcatacaagtggttctcttatctccaaaggtctctttaattttcctgtaggcagtatctatcttacccctagtgagataagcctctacatccttacatttgtcctctatccatccctgcttagccattttgcacttcctgtcgatctcatttttgagacgtttgtattcctttctgcctgcttcatttactgcatttttatattttctcctttcatcaattaaattcaatatttcttctgttacccaaggatttctactagccctcgtctttttacctacttgatcctctgctgccttcactacttcatccctcaaagctacccactcttcttctactgtatttctttcccccattcctgtcaattgttcccttatgctctccctgaaactctgcacaacctctggttctttcagtttatccaggtcccatctccttaaattcccacctttttgcagtttcttcagttttaatctacaggtcataaccaatagattgtggtcagagtccacatctgcccctggaaatgtcttacaatttaaaacctggttcctaaatctctgtcttaccattatataatctatctgataccttttagtatctccagggttcttccatgtatacaaccttctatcatgattcttaaaccaagtgttagctatgattatgttgtgctctgtgcaaaattctaccaggcggcttcctctttcatttcttagtcccaatccatattcacctactatgtttccttctctcccttttcctacactcgaattccagtcacccatgactatcaaattttcgtctcccttcactatctgaataatttcttttatttcatcatacatttcttcaatttcttcgtcatctgcagagctagttggcatataaacttgtactactgtagtaggtgtgggcttcgtatctatcttggccacaataatgcgttcactatgctgtttatagtagcttacccgcattcctattttcctattcattattaaacctactcctgcattacccctattagactttgtgtttataaccctgtagtcacctgaccagaagtcttgttcc
It encodes the following:
- the LOC126183423 gene encoding uncharacterized protein LOC126183423 — protein: MMMASSWVKYSGGKIVPHSDVRAGTTQEDVIIRRKKTGVLRIGACNVRSLNRAGRLENLKREMDRLKLDIVGISEVRWQEEQDFWSGDYRVINTKSNRGNAGVGLIMNRKIGMRVSYYKQHSERIIVAKIDTKPTPTTVVQVYMPTSSADDEEIEEMYDEIKEIIQIVKGDENLIVMGDWNSSVGKGREGNIVGEYGLGLRNERGSRLVEFCTEHNIIIANTWFKNHDRRLYTWKNPGDTKRYQIDYIMVRQRFRNQVLNCKTFPGADVDSDHNLLVMTCRLKLKKLQKGGNLRRWDLDKLKEPEVVQSFRESIREQLTGMGERNTVEEEWVALRDEVVKAAEDQVGKKTRASRNPWVTEEILNLIDERRKYKNAVNEAGRKEYKRLKNEIDRKCKMAKQGWIEDKCKDVEAYLTRGKIDTAYRKIKETFGDKRTTCMNIKSSDRNPVLSKEGKAERWKEYIEGLYKGDVLEDNIMEMEEDVDEDEMGDTILCEEFDRALKDLS